From one Lycium ferocissimum isolate CSIRO_LF1 chromosome 5, AGI_CSIRO_Lferr_CH_V1, whole genome shotgun sequence genomic stretch:
- the LOC132056936 gene encoding LOW QUALITY PROTEIN: receptor-like protein 33 (The sequence of the model RefSeq protein was modified relative to this genomic sequence to represent the inferred CDS: inserted 1 base in 1 codon; deleted 1 base in 1 codon): protein MKILHFLWLFLIPFWQILSGNEIFLVSSQCLDDQKSLLRNLKDSLHYNSSLSNKLASWNKNTSECCNWDGVTCDSSGHVIALELDNESISGGIGNSSALFSLRYLEKLNLAYNRFNAGIPIGIDNLTNLKYLNLSNAGFVGQIPMMLSRLRRLVTLDLSTLFPDFDQPLKLENPNLKHFIENSRELRELYLDSVDLSAQRSEWCQSLSSYLLNLTILSLRTCKISGPIDESLSKLQFLSIIRLDQNNLSTTVPEYFANFSNMTTLTLASCNLQGAFPKRILQVPVLEILDLSNNKMLSGSIPNFPRNGSFRTISLSYTNFSGSLTESISNLQNLSRLELSNCNFSGPIPSTMENLTNLVYLDFSSNNFTGSILYFQRSKKLTQLDVSQNLLTGHLSKAHFEGLTELVNINLGNNLLNGTLPAYIFELPSLQKLFLNGNQFVGQVNEFDNASSSLLDTIDLSNNHLNGPIPKSMFEVERLKVLSLSSNLFSGRVPLDLIGRLSNLTRLELSYNNLTVDASKSTSFTFPQLGILKLASCGLQKFPDLKNQSRMFHLDLSDNKILGAIPNWIWGIGDGALAHLNLSFNQLEYMEQPYNGSSNLIVFDLRSNRIEGDLPIPPPSAIFVDYSWNNFTNSIPLDIGMSIALASFFSVANNGLTGRIPESICNASYLQVLDLSNNALSGTIPQCLLENSTTLGVLNLGKNRLNGVIPDSFPFGCALKTLDLSSNSLEKELPKSLVNCESLEVLNVGNNRLVDSFPCMLSKSYSLRVIVLRSNQFNGSLHCGPTXNSWQNLQIIDLASNNFSGVLKAEAFSNWRGMMVADDYVETGRNHIQFKFLQLSNFYYQDTVTITIKGMELELVKILRVFTSIDFSSNRFQGVIPDTVGDLSSLFLLNLSHNAIEGPIPKSTGKLQMLESLDLSSNQLSGKIPVELANLTFLSYLNLSLNNLVGRIPSSNQFQTFSADSFEGNTGLCGFPLSICASNAPESTPSPTSQDDSYDWQFIFTGVGYGVGAAISIAPLLFYKEGRKYCDEHMERLLKLIFPRYRFTYTRYDPGKVVAVEQFEDETPDDTEDDDEGDEEVTLGRYCVFCSKIDFHRKQAIHDPKCTCHMSSSPISCPPTPSSSSPLLVIYKNFDF, encoded by the exons ATGAAAATTCTACACTTCTTATGGCTTTTCTTGATACCCTTTTGGCAAATCTTATCAGGTAATGAGATTTTCTTGGTTTCCTCTCAATGTCTTGATGATCAAAAGTCATTGTTGCGGAATTTGAAGGATAGCCTCCATTATAATTCTAGTTTGTCAAATAAATTGGCAAGTTGGAACAAGAACACAAGTGAATGTTGCAATTGGGATGGGGTGACATGTGATAGCTCTGGTCATGTGATTGCCTTGGAACTGGACAATGAATCAATTTCTGGTGGAATTGGGAATTCGAGCGCTCTTTTCAGTCTTCGGTATCTTGAGAAGCTAAATTTGGCTTACAACAGGTTCAATGCTGGCATACCAATTGGTATAGACAACCTCACGAACTTGAAGTACCTGAATTTATCGAATGCTGGTTTTGTTGGCCAAATTCCAATGATGTTATCAAGATTAAGAAGGCTAGTTACTCTTGATCTCTCAACTCTTTTCCCTGACTTTGACCAGCCACTAAAACTTGAGAATCCCAATTTGAAACATTTCATTGAGAACTCAAGAGAGCTTAGAGAGCTTTACCTTGATAGTGTTGATCTTTCAGCTCAGAGGAGTGAGTGGTGTCAATCTTTATCTTCATATTTACTTAACTTGACCATCTTGAGCTTGCGTACTTGTAAAATTTCAGGCCCTATTGATGAATCACTTTCTAAGCTTCAATTTCTTTCTATCATCCGTCTTGACCAGAACAATCTCTCTACTACAGTTCCTGAATATTTTGCCAATTTCTCGAACATGACTACCTTGACCCTCGCCTCTTGTAATCTGCAAGGAGCATTTCCTAAAAGAATCTTGCAGGTACCAGTTTTAGAGATTTTGGACTTGTCAAATAACAAGATGCTTAGTGGTAGTATTCCGAATTTTCCTCGAAACGGATCTTTCAGGACTATATCACTAAGCTACACCAACTTTTCTGGTTCATTAACAGAGTCCATTTCGAACCTTCAGAACCTGTCCAGGTTAGAGCTCTCCAATTGCAATTTCAGTGGACCAATACCTTCCACAATGGAAAACCTTACAAATCTTGTTTATTTGGACTTCTCCTCGAACAATTTCACTGGTTCTATCCTATACTTCCAAAGATCCAAGAAACTCACCCAGTTAGACGTCTCTCAGAATCTTCTAACTGGTCACTTGTCTAAAGCGCATTTTGAAGGACTCACAGAGCTTGTTAACATAAATTTAGGGAACAATTTACTCAATGGTACCCTTCCTGCCTATATATTTGAGCTCCCCTCCTTGCAGAAGCTTTTTCTTAATGGCAATCAATTTGTTGGCCAAGTCAATGAATTTGACAATGCATCCTCCTCTCTGCTGGATACAATTGATTTGAGCAACAACCACCTGAATGGACCGATTCCCAAGTCCATGTTTGAAGTTGAGAGGCTTAAGGTCCTCTCACTTTCTTCCAACTTATTTAGTGGGAGAGTGCCACTAGACCTCATTGGGAGGCTTAGTAACCTTACAAGACTGGAGCTTTCTTACAATAACTTGACTGTCGATGCAAGTAAATCAACCTCTTTCACATTTCCCCAGTTGGGCATATTGAAACTAGCTTCTTGTGGGTTGCAAAAGTTCCCTGATCTTAAAAATCAGTCAAGGATGTTCCACTTAGACCTTTCTGACAACAAAATATTGGGGGCAATACCGAATTGGATTTGGGGAATTGGTGATGGAGCTCTCGCTCACCTGAATCTTTCCTTTAATCAGCTGGAGTACATGGAACAGCCTTACAATGGTTCCAGTAATCTTATAGTCTTTGACTTGCGTTCCAACCGTATAGAAGGTGACCTACCAATTCCACCTCCTTCTGCCATCTTTGTGGACTACTCGTGGAATAATTTCACCAATTCCATCCCCCTAGATATTGGAATGTCTATTGCTCTTGCTTCCTTTTTCTCAGTTGCAAATAATGGCCTCACTGGAAGAATTCCTGAATCCATATGCAATGCCAGCTATCTTCAAGTGCTTGATTTGTCTAACAATGCCTTGAGTGGAACAATACCACAATGTCTACTGGAAAATAGTACAACTCTTGGGGTGCTGAATCTAGGGAAGAACAGACTCAATGGTGTTATACCAGATTCATTTCCATTCGGCTGTGCTCTAAAAACTTTAGACCTCAGTAGCAACTCCTTAGAAAAGGAGCTGCCAAAATCGCTTGTCAACTGCGAGTCGTTGGAAGTTCTGAATGTTGGGAATAACAGACTAGTTGACAGTTTCCCGTGCATGTTGAGTAAGTCATACAGTCTGAGAGTCATAGTCTTGCGCTCCAATCAATTCAATGGAAGTCTTCATTGTGGTCCAA AAAATAGCTGGCAAAATCTCCAGATTATAGATTTAGCTTCCAACAACTTCAGTGGTGTGTTGAAAGCAGAA GCTTTTTCAAATTGGAGAGGGATGATGGTTGCAGATGATTACGTGGAGACAGGACGCAACCATATCCAGTTTAAGTTCCTCCAGCTAAGTAACTTTTACTATCAGGACACAGTGACAATAACCATCAAAGGGATGGAGCTGGAGCTTGTGAAGATTCTCAGGGTCTTCACATCTATTGATTTCTCTTCAAATAGATTTCAAGGAGTGATACCAGATACGGTCGGGGATCTTAGCTCACTTTTTCTTCTGAACCTCTCACACAATGCCATTGAGGGACCAATCCCAAAATCAACTGGCAAGCTCCAAATGCTTGAATCACTAGACCTGTCATCAAACCAGCTATCTGGAAAAATCCCTGTCGAGCTTGCAAATCTCACATTCCTATCATATCTGAACTTATCACTTAACAATTTGGTTGGAAGAATCCCATCGAGTAATCAATTTCAAACATTCTCTGCAGATTCCTTTGAAGGAAACACAGGCCTATGCGGGTTCCCTCTCAGCATTTGCGCCAGCAATGCTCCAGAGTCAACACCATCACCGACTTCGCAAGATGACTCTTATGATTGGCAGTTCATATTTACAGGTGTGGGATATGGAGTAGGGGCAGCAATCTCCATTGCACCTCTGTTGTTTTACAAGGAAGGGCGGAAATACTGTGACGAACATATGGAGAGATTACTTAAATTGATATTTCCAAGATATCGGTTCACGTACACCAGATATGACCCTGGAAAGGTTGTGGCAGTGGAACAATTTGAAGATGAGACCCCAGATGACACTGAAGATGACGATGAGGGGGACGAAGAAGTAACTCTTGGGCGGTATTGCGTTTTCTGCAGTAAAATTGATTTTCACAGAAAGCAAGCAATACATGATCCAAAATGCACTTGTCATATGTCATCGTCCCCCATTTCTTGTCCTCCTACACCATCCTCTTCTTCACCTTTATTGGTCATATACAAAAATTTTGATTTCTGA